One region of Salvia miltiorrhiza cultivar Shanhuang (shh) chromosome 3, IMPLAD_Smil_shh, whole genome shotgun sequence genomic DNA includes:
- the LOC131016080 gene encoding uncharacterized protein LOC131016080 has protein sequence MAKNCASGVLAAVAYAAFGVDHAYADGPFKFSPFSSSPAAPEPQQPAKPPVQPAEPRPRNENPRTTSSGFDPEALERGAKALKEITSSSHAKKVFEVMKKQEETRQQELTAKAAEFKALQAQAETEKQRVVYDEQKKLAQTQAQIKSQMARYEDELARKRMQAENEHQRARNQELVKMQEESAMRQEAARRATEEQIQAQRRQTEREKAEIERETIRVRAMAEAEGRAHEAKLAEEVNKRMLVERANAEREKWVSAINTTFEHIGGGLHAILTDQNKLVVAVGGVTALAAGVYTTREGARVIWSYVDRILGQPSLIRESSRGKYPWSGLFSRGLRTISSGGAKRSSQNGNGFGDVILNPSLQKRIQHLATATANTKAHQAPFRNMLFYGPPGTGKTMAARELARKSGLDYALMTGGDVAPLGSQAVTKIHQLFDWAKKSNRGLLLFIDEADAFLCERNKTYMSEAQRSALNALLFRTGDQSKDIVLALATNRPGDLDSAVADRIDEVLEFPLPGEEERFKLLKLYLRKYIAEAGERKPGLFSHFFKKQQKKIEIKGVTEDLIKEAAAKTEGFSGREIAKLMASVQAAVYGSEDCVLDATLFREVVDYKVAEHQQRKKLAEGQDAAK, from the exons ATGGCTAAAAATTGTGCATCAGGGGTGCTAGCAGCTGTAGCTTATGCGGCATTTGGTGTAGACCACGCCTATGCAGATGGCCCATTTAAATTTTCTCCATTCTCCAGCTCTCCGGCGGCTCCCGAGCCTCAGCAGCCGGCTAAGCCGCCAGTCCAGCCGGCTGAGCCACGGCCTCGAAATGAAAATCCTAGGACGACATCTTCTGGGTTCGACCCCGAGGCATTGGAGAGGGGCGCGAAGGCGTTGAAAGAGATTACTAGCTCTTCGCACGCTAAAAAG GTATTTGAAGTGATGAAAAAGCAAGAAGAAACGAGGCAGCAGGAGTTAACTGCTAAAGCAGCGGAATTCAAGGCGTTACAAGCTCAAGCTGAAACT GAGAAACAAAGAGTGGTGTATGATGAACAAAAAAAGCTAGCTCAGACACAGGCACAAATAAAATCACAGATGGCTCGCTATGAAGATGAACTGGCAAGGAAAAGAATGCAG GCAGAGAATGAACATCAAAGAGCAAGAAATCAAGAGCTTGTGAAAATGCAAGAGGAATCAGCTATGAGGCAGGAGGCTGCCAGACGAGCAACTGAGGAACAAATTCAAGCACAGCGTCGCCAAACTGAAAGAGAAAAGGCAGAGATTGAACGTGAAACTATCAGGGTGCGGGCTATGGCAGAGGCGGAGGGAAGGGCCCATGAAGCCAAACTTGCTGAGGAAGTTAATAAAAGGATGCTGGTTGAGCGTGCAAATGCAGAGCGAGAGAAATGGGTTTCTGCGATAAATACAACTTTCGAACACATTGGAG GGGGTCTGCATGCAATTTTGACCGATCAAAATAAGCTTGTTGTAGCTGTTGGAGGTGTAACAGCTCTTGCTGCAGGAGTTTACACGACGAG AGAAGGTGCTAGGGTCATTTGGAGTTATGTGGACCGAATTTTGGGACAACCATCTCTAATAAGAGAATCTTCGCGAGGGAAATATCCATGGTCTGGCCTATTTTCTCGAGGCCTGCGGACCATCTCCAGTGGTGGTGCTAAGAGAAGTTCCCAAAATGGGAATGGTTTTGGCGATGTTATCTTAAATCCTTCTCTTCAGAAGCGAATTCAACACTTGGCAACTGCAACAGCTAACACTAAAGCTCATCAGGCACCATTTAGAAACATGCTCTTTTATGGGCCTCCAGGAACTGGGAAAACAATGGCTGCTAGGGAGCTTGCCCGTAAATCA GGCCTTGACTATGCCTTGATGACTGGAGGAGATGTTGCGCCACTGGGTTCTCAGGCTGTTACGAAGATACATCAATTGTTTGATTGGGCAAAGAAATCCAACAGGGGATTGCTGCTCTTCATTGATGAAGCAGATGCGTTTTTGTGCGA GCGGAACAAAACATATATGAGTGAAGCTCAAAGGAGTGCACTCAATGCACTGTTATTTCGCACTGGTGACCAGTCCAAGGATATAGTCCTCGCTCTTGCAACCAACCGACCCGGTGATCTTGACTCTGCTGTGGCAGATCGTATCGATGAAGTCCTCGAATTCCCCTTGCCAGGTGAGGAGGAACGTTTTAAACTGCTCAAACTCTATCTGCGCAAGTACATAGCAGAAGCGGGGGAGAGAAAACCGGGCTTGTTCTCACACTTTTTCAAGAAACAACAGAAGAAAATCGAGATCAAGGGCGTGACCGAGGATCTTATCAAGGAAGCGGCTGCAAAGACTGAGGGATTCTCTGGAAGAGAAATCGCTAAGCTCATGGCTAGCGTTCAAGCAGCTGTCTATGGCAGCGAGGACTGCGTGTTGGATGCCACTCTTTTCCGCGAAGTAGTAGACTATAAAGTTGCAGAGCATCAACAGAGGAAGAAACTTGCTGAAGGGCAAGATGCTGCTAAATGA